From the genome of Drosophila melanogaster chromosome 2L, one region includes:
- the mol gene encoding moladietz, isoform G, producing the protein MSANYRHALQRGLPFPILTVAEYFSLGREGFSWGGQYRAAGYFASIMLWASLASWLLMNLLLIAVPRYGAYMKALTGALLVCTTVGYHCLLPKRPLSIHLEGGRLEFHFGWCYWLVLVAGILCFIAGVLISIIDLVWPHTFSTVLEVYYGTPYDRHVILEESSDVRYRKPRNSRSLEDPPGLGSRILRRLSSKARDLQPGTAPRRDSPAGVSSSGGVENKGFQSDAPKSPWRYPFRRSQQMAQQQHSHPLHQHPLQQHHQHHQHHHQQQLQFVGGPVVQHPMHHMQRTMSQDSGSSIASAAVQISPLHKHALARMLPNPPVERIRDMDHW; encoded by the exons ATGAGTGCCAACTATCGTCACGCCCTCCAGCGGGGTCTCCCCTTTCCCATCCTGACCGTTGCCGAATACTTTAGCCTGGGCCGTGAGGGATTCTCGTGGGGTGGACAGTACCGGGCTGCGGGATATTTCGCGAGCATAATGCTCTGGGCCTCGCTGGCCTCGTGGCTGCTGATGAACCTGCTGCTGATAGCGGTACCCCGATATGGGGCCTATATGAAGGCTTTGACAGGTGCCTTGCTGGTCTGCACCACGGTGGGCTATCATTGCCTGCTCCCGAAGAGGCCTTTGTCCATTCACCTCGAAGGCGGACGCCTGGAGTTTCATTTCGGATGGTGCTACTGGCTGGTCTTGGTGGCAG GCATTCTCTGCTTTATTGCGGGAGTTCTGATCTCCATTATTGACTTGGTTTGGCCGCACACCTTCTCCACTGTGCTGGAGGTATACTACGGCACGCCATACGATCGCCATGTGATTCTGGAGGAGTCCAGTGATGTGCGTTATCGAAAGCCGCGCAACAGTCGCAGCTTAGAGGATCCACCTGGACTGGGCTCCCGCATCCTGCGCCGCCTCAGCTCCAAGGCACGTGACTTGCAACCTGGCACGGCACCGCGTCGCGATAGTCCAGCCGGAGTGTCCAGCAGCGGTGGAGTTGAAAACAAGGGCTTCCAGTCGGATGCACCAAAGAGTCCTTGGAGATATCCCTTCCGAAGGTCGCAGCAAatggcgcagcagcagcattcgCATCCACTGCATCAGCATCCgttgcagcagcatcatcagcaccaccagcaccaccatcagcagcagctgcagtttGTGGGCGGTCCGGTGGTGCAGCATCCCATGCATCATATGCAGCGCACCATGTCGCAGGATTCAGGATCCAGCATTGCCTCGGCAGCCGTGCAAATCTCCCCGCTGCACAAGCATGCTTTGGCGCGGATGTTGCC TAATCCCCCAGTGGAGCGTATTCGTGACATGGATCACTGGTGA